One window of Nymphaea colorata isolate Beijing-Zhang1983 chromosome 1, ASM883128v2, whole genome shotgun sequence genomic DNA carries:
- the LOC116257826 gene encoding protein SUPPRESSOR OF GENE SILENCING 3 homolog isoform X2 — protein MQGAYRENNRKAVGKVLSSSSKPKFPSSQPKSPGPGAAGDGTNVDQLSGSMADLGNDSQNHEWEVYRKPRRGQRQTATTAAATGKTGAQYDTTQRAGYNWQNQPVDSVKQAGRGNVKAHISNSGSNWQSSYMAPSPSIPPPLQNGWQWAKRETQGIPTANSTIASVAVDNVGLHPQEQLDQIGDSQPDTGAYSNASSEEDDAEFDDSDYDLLSDEESDSNDNEMDDENIKQSKWFKKFFKSLESLTAEQINEPSRQWHCPACQGGPGAIDWYKGMQPLVTHAKTKGTQRVKLHRKLADLLEKELAKRGTSVITAGETFAKWKGLKEQSVDHEIVWPPMVIIQNTWLDKDDDDKWIGMGNQELLDYFEGYDAKKARHAYGPRGHRGTSILIFDSSAMGYVEAERLHKHFIDECRDRAAWECRRSNFVPGGKRVLYGYLSTKSDMEYFNQHHSGKTRLKFEMRSYHEMVIVPMKRMEEDNQQLIWYKNRVARGQKETETLRETVNSVGKKLRSKEQENKIVREMSKKQHEESRKEMDAQEEFYRKQIDDLHSMVSAKEKELERLQDQLRSSTLEDYHNQLEHKQANSIMDSGNSKQEDQASEEKIAKVEGILFAQSKEMEEYELERQKLIKEHDEIRTQFKRKQLEQEVELEKEFKAAMTQLLDKYMARARASSSEDA, from the exons ATGCAAGGGGCATATAGAGAAAACAATAGAAAGGCTGTGGGAAAGGttctttcatcttcctcaaAACCAAAGTTTCCAAGTTCCCAGCCTAAATCACCTGGACCTGGTGCAGCTGGTGATGGGACTAATGTTGATCAGTTGAGTGGCAGTATGGCTGATCTTGGCAATGATTCTCAGAATCATGAGTGGGAGGTGTATAGGAAGCCTAGACGAGGACAGAGGCAAACAGCTACAACTGCTGCAGCCACAGGAAAAACTGGGGCACAGTATGACACCACGCAAAGGGCTGGGTACAATTGGCAGAACCAGCCGGTGGATTCTGTTAAACAAGCTGGTAGGGGGAATGTTAAGGCACATATATCCAATTCAGGAAGCAATTGGCAATCCAGTTACATGGCTCCATCCCCTAGTATTCCTCCTCCTCTACAGAATGGGTGGCAGTGGGCTAAGAGAGAAACTCAAGGCATTCCAACAGCTAATTCTACCATAGCTTCTGTAGCAGTTGACAATGTTGGGCTCCATCCTCAGGAGCAACTGGACCAAATAGGTGATTCTCAACCTGACACAGGGGCATATTCAAATGCGAGTTCTGAAGAAGATGATGCAGAGTTTGATGACAGTGACTATGACTTGTTAAGTGATGAAGAATCTGATTCTAATGATAACGAAATGGATGATGAGAATATCAAGCAGAGTAAGTGgttcaagaaattttttaaatctttggAGTCTTTGACAGCTGAACAGATAAATGAACCTTCAAGGCAGTGGCACTGCCCTGCATGCCAGGGTGGACCTGGAGCCATTGATTGGTATAAGGGCATGCAGCCTCTCGTGACTCATGCTAAGACAAAAGGGACTCAAAGGGTGAAGCTGCACCGGAAACTTGCTGACCTCTTGGAGAAGGAGTTAGCCAAGAGGGGAACCTCAGTAATTACAGCTGGTGAAACGTTTGCAAAGTGGAAAGGACTAAAAGAGCAATCAGTTGATCATGAAATTGTTTGGCCGCCTATGGTTATTATTCAAAACACATGGCTCgataaagatgatgatgataag TGGATTGGCATGGGAAACCAGGAGCTACTTGATTATTTTGAAGGATATGATGCGAAGAAAGCAAGGCATGCATATGGACCTCGGGGTCATCGTGGGACAAGCATCCTGATATTTGACAGTTCAGCCATGGGTTATGTCGAGGCAGAACGGCTGCATAAGCATTTCATCGATGAGTGTAGAGATAGAGCTGCTTGGGAATGCCGTCGAAGTAACTTTGTTCCTGGTGGAAAGCGTGTCTTGTATGGTTATTTATCCACAAAATCAGACATGGAGTATTTTAATCAGCATCATTCAG GGAAAACGCGGTTGAAATTTGAGATGAGATCCTACCATGAAATGGTTATCGTTCCTATGAAGCGCATGGAAGAAGATAATCAGCAACTCATATGGTACAAGAACAGAGTTGCACGTGGTCAAAAAGAGACGGAAACTCTGAGAGAGACTGTAAATTCTGTTGGGAAAAAGCTACGTTCAAAAGAACAGGAAAATAAGATTGTGAGGGAGATGTCCAAGAAGCAGCATGAAGAAAGCAGAAAAGAG ATGGATGCACAAGAGGAATTCTACAGAAAACAAATAGACGACCTCCATTCAATGGTTTCtgctaaagaaaaagaacttgaGAGACTGCAAGACCAGCTTAGGAGTTCAACTTTGGAAGACTACCACAACCAGTTGGAGCACAAACAAGCAAACTCTATCATGGATTCTGGAAATAGTAAGCAGGAAGACCAGGCCAG TGAAGAAAAAATTGCCAAGGTGGAAGGCATTCTTTTTGCTCAATCAAAGGAGATGGAGGAGTATGAGCTCGAAAGGCAGAAATTGATCAAGGAGCATGATGAAATTAGGACACAATTCAAGCGCAAGCAACTTGAACAAGAAGTTGAGTTGGAGAAGGAGTTCAAGGCTGCCATGACCCAGTTGCTGGACAAATATATGGCAAGAGCACGTGCATCTTCTTCTGAGGATGCCTGA
- the LOC116257826 gene encoding protein SUPPRESSOR OF GENE SILENCING 3 homolog isoform X1: protein MQGAYRENNRKAVGKVLSSSSKPKFPSSQPKSPGPGAAGDGTNVDQLSGSMADLGNDSQNHEWEVYRKPRRGQRQTATTAAATGKTGAQYDTTQRAGYNWQNQPVDSVKQAGRGNVKAHISNSGSNWQSSYMAPSPSIPPPLQNGWQWAKRETQGIPTANSTIASVAVDNVGLHPQEQLDQIGDSQPDTGAYSNASSEEDDAEFDDSDYDLLSDEESDSNDNEMDDENIKQSKWFKKFFKSLESLTAEQINEPSRQWHCPACQGGPGAIDWYKGMQPLVTHAKTKGTQRVKLHRKLADLLEKELAKRGTSVITAGETFAKWKGLKEQSVDHEIVWPPMVIIQNTWLDKDDDDKWIGMGNQELLDYFEGYDAKKARHAYGPRGHRGTSILIFDSSAMGYVEAERLHKHFIDECRDRAAWECRRSNFVPGGKRVLYGYLSTKSDMEYFNQHHSGKTRLKFEMRSYHEMVIVPMKRMEEDNQQLIWYKNRVARGQKETETLRETVNSVGKKLRSKEQENKIVREMSKKQHEESRKEMDAQEEFYRKQIDDLHSMVSAKEKELERLQDQLRSSTLEDYHNQLEHKQANSIMDSGNSKQEDQASSEEKIAKVEGILFAQSKEMEEYELERQKLIKEHDEIRTQFKRKQLEQEVELEKEFKAAMTQLLDKYMARARASSSEDA from the exons ATGCAAGGGGCATATAGAGAAAACAATAGAAAGGCTGTGGGAAAGGttctttcatcttcctcaaAACCAAAGTTTCCAAGTTCCCAGCCTAAATCACCTGGACCTGGTGCAGCTGGTGATGGGACTAATGTTGATCAGTTGAGTGGCAGTATGGCTGATCTTGGCAATGATTCTCAGAATCATGAGTGGGAGGTGTATAGGAAGCCTAGACGAGGACAGAGGCAAACAGCTACAACTGCTGCAGCCACAGGAAAAACTGGGGCACAGTATGACACCACGCAAAGGGCTGGGTACAATTGGCAGAACCAGCCGGTGGATTCTGTTAAACAAGCTGGTAGGGGGAATGTTAAGGCACATATATCCAATTCAGGAAGCAATTGGCAATCCAGTTACATGGCTCCATCCCCTAGTATTCCTCCTCCTCTACAGAATGGGTGGCAGTGGGCTAAGAGAGAAACTCAAGGCATTCCAACAGCTAATTCTACCATAGCTTCTGTAGCAGTTGACAATGTTGGGCTCCATCCTCAGGAGCAACTGGACCAAATAGGTGATTCTCAACCTGACACAGGGGCATATTCAAATGCGAGTTCTGAAGAAGATGATGCAGAGTTTGATGACAGTGACTATGACTTGTTAAGTGATGAAGAATCTGATTCTAATGATAACGAAATGGATGATGAGAATATCAAGCAGAGTAAGTGgttcaagaaattttttaaatctttggAGTCTTTGACAGCTGAACAGATAAATGAACCTTCAAGGCAGTGGCACTGCCCTGCATGCCAGGGTGGACCTGGAGCCATTGATTGGTATAAGGGCATGCAGCCTCTCGTGACTCATGCTAAGACAAAAGGGACTCAAAGGGTGAAGCTGCACCGGAAACTTGCTGACCTCTTGGAGAAGGAGTTAGCCAAGAGGGGAACCTCAGTAATTACAGCTGGTGAAACGTTTGCAAAGTGGAAAGGACTAAAAGAGCAATCAGTTGATCATGAAATTGTTTGGCCGCCTATGGTTATTATTCAAAACACATGGCTCgataaagatgatgatgataag TGGATTGGCATGGGAAACCAGGAGCTACTTGATTATTTTGAAGGATATGATGCGAAGAAAGCAAGGCATGCATATGGACCTCGGGGTCATCGTGGGACAAGCATCCTGATATTTGACAGTTCAGCCATGGGTTATGTCGAGGCAGAACGGCTGCATAAGCATTTCATCGATGAGTGTAGAGATAGAGCTGCTTGGGAATGCCGTCGAAGTAACTTTGTTCCTGGTGGAAAGCGTGTCTTGTATGGTTATTTATCCACAAAATCAGACATGGAGTATTTTAATCAGCATCATTCAG GGAAAACGCGGTTGAAATTTGAGATGAGATCCTACCATGAAATGGTTATCGTTCCTATGAAGCGCATGGAAGAAGATAATCAGCAACTCATATGGTACAAGAACAGAGTTGCACGTGGTCAAAAAGAGACGGAAACTCTGAGAGAGACTGTAAATTCTGTTGGGAAAAAGCTACGTTCAAAAGAACAGGAAAATAAGATTGTGAGGGAGATGTCCAAGAAGCAGCATGAAGAAAGCAGAAAAGAG ATGGATGCACAAGAGGAATTCTACAGAAAACAAATAGACGACCTCCATTCAATGGTTTCtgctaaagaaaaagaacttgaGAGACTGCAAGACCAGCTTAGGAGTTCAACTTTGGAAGACTACCACAACCAGTTGGAGCACAAACAAGCAAACTCTATCATGGATTCTGGAAATAGTAAGCAGGAAGACCAGGCCAG CAGTGAAGAAAAAATTGCCAAGGTGGAAGGCATTCTTTTTGCTCAATCAAAGGAGATGGAGGAGTATGAGCTCGAAAGGCAGAAATTGATCAAGGAGCATGATGAAATTAGGACACAATTCAAGCGCAAGCAACTTGAACAAGAAGTTGAGTTGGAGAAGGAGTTCAAGGCTGCCATGACCCAGTTGCTGGACAAATATATGGCAAGAGCACGTGCATCTTCTTCTGAGGATGCCTGA